CCCGCCGGCCGCCGGCGGCCCCCGCCTGATAGTCGCGGACGCTCGTGGACCAACAGAAGCTATATCCGCGCCGGTTCGGAACTCCAGTCGATGACCGCGGACCTCGTCGTGCGCAACTGTACCGTCGTGACGCCCGCCGGGCGGACGCCCGACGCCGGCGTCGCCGTCGAGGACGGGACGATCGTCGCCGTCGGCCGCCCCGACAGCCTGCCCGACGCCGAGCGCGTCCTCGACGCCGGGGGGAATTTCCTCGTACCCGGGATCGTCGACGGCCACATCCACAACCGCGAACCCGGACTGGAGTACAAGGAAGACTGGGAGAGCGCCACGCGCGCGGCCGCGGCGGGCGGGGTCACGACCGTCGTCGGGATGCCCAACACCGACCCCGTCGTCGACCGGCCCGAGCACCTCGAACTCAAGTTCGAGCGCGGTGAGGCGAAAGCCCACGTCGATTTCCAGAGCTACGCCGTCGTCACCTCGGAGAACCTCGACCTGATCCCGGCGCTCGACGAGGCCGGCGCGCTCGGCTACAAGGTCTTCCTCGGGTCGACCGTCGGCGACGTCCCGCCGCCGAGCGACGGCGAGATCCTCGAAGCGATGGAGAAGATCCGGGAGACCGGCAAGCGTCTCGGTTTCCACGAGGAGAACGGCGAGATCATCGACCACTACACCGAGCGGTTCCGGGCCGAGGGCCGGAACGAACCGATCGACCACTCACACTCCCGACCCGTGATCGCCGAGCGCGAGGCGATCGAACGGATGATCACCTTCGCCGAGGAGACCGGCGCGAAGATCCACATGTTCCACGTCTCCTCGGGGTCGGGCGCCGAGGCCGTCGCCCGCGGGAAAGAGCGCGGCGTCGACGTCACCGCCGAGACCTGCCCGCACTACCTCTGGTTCACCGAGGACGTGATGGCCGAGAAGGGCAACGTCGCGCGCATCCAGCCGCCGATCCGCGACGAGGCCGAGCGCGAACGCCTCTGGAACGCCTTCGAGGACGGCGCGATCGACTGTATCGCCACCGACCACGCGCCCCACACCGACGAGGAAAAACTGGTCGACGACCCGTTCGGGAACACGTGGGACGCCATCTCGGGATTCGTCGGCCTCGAAACCGAGGTGCCCGTCATGCTCACGTTCGTAGACGAGGGCCGCCTCTCCGCGGAGGAGTGGGTCTACCGCCACTCGACCCGTCCCGCGCAGGTCTGGGGGATGTACCCGGCGAAGGGGTCGCTGCAGGTCGGCACGGACGCCGACTTCACGGTCGTCGACCCCGACAGCGAGTGGACCCTCGACGATCGGACGGACCTGCACTCGAAGAACACGGTCACGCCGTTCGAGGGCGAGACGTTCGCGGGGAAGGCGACGGCGACGGTCGTCCGCGGCGAGGTCGTCTACGAGGACGGCGCGGTCGTCGGGGAGTCGGGGTACGGGACGCGCGTGGACGTTGACGCGGACGACTGAGCGATGCGATCCGCCCGGCCTCACCCGAGATCCGCGCCCACGGCCTCCTCGACCGACGAGAAGCCGTCCCGGTCGAGCAACTCGACCAGTCCGCGGTTGATCTCGCGGGCCGTCGACGGCCCGTTGTAGATGAACCCCGTGTAGAGTTGGACGAGCGACGCGCCCGCGCGGATCTTCTCGTAGGCGCTCTCGGCGGAGTCGACGCCGCCGACGCCGACGATCGGCAGGTCGGTGTGGGTCGCCAGCGTGCGGACGACCTCGGTGGCGCGGGCTTCGAGGGGCTTGCCGCTGAGCCCGCCCCACTCCCGGCCGTTCTCCGACCGGAGGCCGTCGCGGCGGGTCGTCGTGTTCGTCGCGACGACGCCGTCGAGGTCGAACTCCTCGACGATCCCGACGAGGTCGAGGATCGACTCCTCGGGGGAGTCCGGCCCGATCTTCACGAGGATCGGGACGTCCGCGTCGTTCTCGGCTTCGAGGGTCTCGAAGATCGCCCGGAGGTGATCGGGGTCGCCCTCGTCGAACTCGTCGGGGGTGTTCGGACAGGAGACGTTGACGACGACGTAGTCGGCGAACGGCGAGAGGCGGTCGAAGACCCGGCGGTAGTCCTCGATGGCCTCCTCCTCGTCCGAGGTGTTCATCTTCCCGACGTTGAGCCCCAGCGGGACGTCGGGGCGGCCGCCGGTCTCCAGTCGCTCTTTGACCCGGTCCATCCCGTGGCCGTTGAACCCCATCCGGTTGACCATCGCCTCGTCCTCGCGCAGTCGGAAGAGGCGGGGGCGCTCGTTGCCCGACTGGGGGTACGGCGTCACGGTCCCGACCTCGACGAAGCCGAAGCCGAGCGCGGCCAGCGCGTGCGTACACTGGGCGTTCTTGTCGAAGCCGGCGGCGACGCCGACGGGGTTCGGGAACGTCGCGCCGAAGGCGTCGACCTCGAGCGCCGGGTGTTCGTACCGGTAGGCGTACCGGAGCGCGGCCCGTGCGGGCCCCACGGCGCCGACGCCCCGGAGCGCGAGCGTGCCGAGTTCGTGGGCCGTCTCGGCCGGCAGCGTGAACGCGAGCGGCCGGAGCCGCGAGTAGAGGGTCATCGTCTCGAACTGGTGACGGACGGTACGTAAAGTACTCGGACGCCCGGCCGGATACCCTCAGATAGCAGGTTCTTGATGTCCGGGAATCCACTTACTACTATATGACCTGTCGCGCCGTCCGTACAGTCGGTGAAAGATCCAATGGCAACAGAGAAGACGAGTGTCGGTGCGAACGTGTTCGAGAGCAGAATCGGTGGCGTCACGGTCAGGGGACAGGCCCACAGCCTGAGCGCGTGGTTCGTCCTCGCGCTCAGACTCATGATGGGCTTTGCGTTCCTCTACGCCGGCATCGAGAAGGTACTCGAAGCGGGCTGGTCCGCCCAGGGCTACCTCGCGAACGTCGCCGCTGTCAACGGCAACCCCCTCGAAGGGATGTTCGCGTGGATGGCCGCGACGCCGTGGTTCGTCGAGTTCGTGAACGTCGCCGTCCCGTGGGGTGAACTCCTCATCGGCCTCGCCCTCCTCGTGGGCGTGGCCGTCCGCCTCGCGGCGTTCTTCGGCGCGTTCATGATGCTCATGTTCTACTTCGGGAACTGGGGCGTCGAACACGGCCTCATCAACGGCGACTTCGCGTACATGCTCGTGTTCCTCGCCGTCGCCGCCTTCGGCGCGGGCCGGATCCTCGGGCTGGACGCGATCATCGAGCGCTACGAGGTCGACGGCGAGCCGTTGATCGAGAAGTACCCGAGACTGGACTACGTCCTCGGGTGAGTGGCCCCTTCTCCGGTCAGTTTACGTACAGCGAGTAGGTGATGACGCCGAAGCCGGCGACGGTGAGCGCGCTCTCGATGAGGACGACGTAGTCCGAGTCGAGGCCGAACGCGTGGTGGGCGGCGCCGGCGAGCAACGCGCCGAGGGTGACGAGGGCGAACCCGAGCGCGAGCGCGCCGATCGGCCGGGCGGTCGTCCGGCGGTAGGCGTTGAACGCGAAGTAGGTGATGAGCCCGCCCAGCGCGAGCGTGACCGTCTTCAGGGCGACGACGGCGGTCGCGGCGGCCGCGCTCACGGCTACGTCTCCCTCCTGACCTCGGACCAGACGTCGACGAGCCGCTGCTCCGGGTCGGACAGCGGGCGCTCGACCTCGACGCGGAAGTCCCGGTCGCCGTCGAGTTCGACCGCGATCCGGTCGAAGTGGGCCAGGTACCGGGAGCGGTGGTGGCCCCCGGCGCGGAGCTGGGTCCGCTCGGAGACGAGCGACGCCTTCCGCAGGCGGTCGAGTTTTCG
The Salinilacihabitans rarus DNA segment above includes these coding regions:
- the allB gene encoding allantoinase AllB yields the protein MTADLVVRNCTVVTPAGRTPDAGVAVEDGTIVAVGRPDSLPDAERVLDAGGNFLVPGIVDGHIHNREPGLEYKEDWESATRAAAAGGVTTVVGMPNTDPVVDRPEHLELKFERGEAKAHVDFQSYAVVTSENLDLIPALDEAGALGYKVFLGSTVGDVPPPSDGEILEAMEKIRETGKRLGFHEENGEIIDHYTERFRAEGRNEPIDHSHSRPVIAEREAIERMITFAEETGAKIHMFHVSSGSGAEAVARGKERGVDVTAETCPHYLWFTEDVMAEKGNVARIQPPIRDEAERERLWNAFEDGAIDCIATDHAPHTDEEKLVDDPFGNTWDAISGFVGLETEVPVMLTFVDEGRLSAEEWVYRHSTRPAQVWGMYPAKGSLQVGTDADFTVVDPDSEWTLDDRTDLHSKNTVTPFEGETFAGKATATVVRGEVVYEDGAVVGESGYGTRVDVDADD
- a CDS encoding DUF7521 family protein, whose amino-acid sequence is MSAAAATAVVALKTVTLALGGLITYFAFNAYRRTTARPIGALALGFALVTLGALLAGAAHHAFGLDSDYVVLIESALTVAGFGVITYSLYVN
- a CDS encoding quinone-dependent dihydroorotate dehydrogenase; protein product: MTLYSRLRPLAFTLPAETAHELGTLALRGVGAVGPARAALRYAYRYEHPALEVDAFGATFPNPVGVAAGFDKNAQCTHALAALGFGFVEVGTVTPYPQSGNERPRLFRLREDEAMVNRMGFNGHGMDRVKERLETGGRPDVPLGLNVGKMNTSDEEEAIEDYRRVFDRLSPFADYVVVNVSCPNTPDEFDEGDPDHLRAIFETLEAENDADVPILVKIGPDSPEESILDLVGIVEEFDLDGVVATNTTTRRDGLRSENGREWGGLSGKPLEARATEVVRTLATHTDLPIVGVGGVDSAESAYEKIRAGASLVQLYTGFIYNGPSTAREINRGLVELLDRDGFSSVEEAVGADLG
- a CDS encoding DoxX family protein, coding for MATEKTSVGANVFESRIGGVTVRGQAHSLSAWFVLALRLMMGFAFLYAGIEKVLEAGWSAQGYLANVAAVNGNPLEGMFAWMAATPWFVEFVNVAVPWGELLIGLALLVGVAVRLAAFFGAFMMLMFYFGNWGVEHGLINGDFAYMLVFLAVAAFGAGRILGLDAIIERYEVDGEPLIEKYPRLDYVLG
- a CDS encoding winged helix-turn-helix domain-containing protein, which codes for MTFDPREAEADRADLDRVVGVLDDEACRDIVSALDEPMTVREIADEADVPLSTTYRKLDRLRKASLVSERTQLRAGGHHRSRYLAHFDRIAVELDGDRDFRVEVERPLSDPEQRLVDVWSEVRRET